One segment of Shewanella piezotolerans WP3 DNA contains the following:
- a CDS encoding DPP IV N-terminal domain-containing protein, translated as MISLPHQKYLIGQCSVNCHDMTISKDENVVTLPAKVFEFLKLLILHANQTVTKDVAIEQVWLGNVEVGKRGTGNAIWQLRKTVSELGEEPEHYFKTITKIGYQLLLTPEAIDEESYQPAAVTVDSYPPRAHAIFKPVIALLSLMLFTSLGYMFHSFYLPSSQLEALTVERITNFEGVEEQAAISPDGRFMAFQWRRELKKAQIYIKDLTDKSAPLRQVSMSEDKETSPTWSPDGQALAYFSFNASGQCELHVRELITNQDRLIDTGCTSSGYVHSLDWSPDGKFLAYAKAGEASVAIYAYSFASSEISQLSYPNTGEEDLLVSWSANSDEFAVVRSVAMDASIIVLSRSNDSVVKVVESETMVISLEWEHDANMLYFNALRDGAFVIEQYSFESQSITDFHRDDTISSLAINEKNNRLYYSRHLSQEHITVHSLTNGQVKHRLASSSRDMFGQFIASSQEVLFLSNRSGGWELWVNQDAGSKQLTQQMGIVGIPAASPIGSQYVLPIKAKDADSYSLYLGDVATESLAKIRGIKGDVRNPSFSNNGSKIYYSSNLEGHWGVYAYDLNSQRVEFMFGQAAKYAVEDDVGGLYYTRDNQAGIYYHANDGSEDIQVTSELSSSDWGSFFYQNNALYFIKRTDTNDQVIAITADGQQHTVFSLPAVSIRGQRALAKADDESVVISMLGINDADIYSVSLAARH; from the coding sequence ATGATTTCATTACCACATCAAAAATATCTGATTGGCCAATGTAGCGTAAATTGCCACGACATGACGATAAGCAAGGATGAAAATGTTGTTACCTTGCCTGCAAAAGTCTTCGAATTTTTAAAGTTATTGATCTTGCATGCAAACCAAACAGTTACTAAAGACGTTGCTATTGAGCAAGTGTGGCTCGGTAACGTTGAGGTGGGCAAGCGTGGTACTGGTAATGCGATATGGCAACTAAGAAAAACCGTTAGCGAACTTGGAGAAGAACCAGAGCACTATTTCAAAACGATCACTAAAATAGGCTATCAACTATTACTGACCCCAGAGGCCATTGATGAGGAGTCATATCAGCCTGCAGCAGTGACTGTCGATAGTTATCCGCCCCGTGCTCACGCCATTTTCAAACCTGTTATCGCCCTATTGAGCCTCATGCTATTTACTTCTTTGGGTTATATGTTCCACTCGTTTTATCTTCCCAGTTCGCAACTTGAAGCACTCACAGTCGAGCGGATCACTAACTTTGAAGGTGTTGAGGAGCAAGCCGCTATCTCGCCTGACGGTCGTTTCATGGCTTTTCAGTGGCGTAGAGAGCTGAAAAAGGCACAAATTTACATTAAAGATCTCACCGATAAAAGCGCGCCTTTAAGGCAAGTATCGATGAGTGAAGATAAAGAAACGTCGCCGACTTGGTCACCAGATGGGCAAGCATTGGCTTACTTCAGTTTTAATGCCAGTGGACAGTGCGAACTCCATGTCAGAGAGCTTATTACAAATCAAGATCGACTGATCGATACGGGCTGTACAAGTAGTGGTTACGTTCACAGTTTAGACTGGTCACCAGACGGTAAATTTCTTGCTTATGCCAAAGCGGGTGAAGCTAGCGTAGCAATATATGCTTATAGTTTCGCCTCTTCGGAGATCAGTCAGCTCTCTTATCCGAACACGGGAGAAGAAGATCTATTAGTAAGCTGGTCAGCGAATAGCGATGAGTTTGCCGTGGTGCGCTCGGTGGCGATGGATGCCAGTATTATTGTGTTATCACGTTCAAACGATAGTGTCGTTAAAGTGGTAGAGAGCGAAACGATGGTGATAAGTCTTGAGTGGGAACATGATGCCAATATGCTGTACTTTAATGCGCTGCGCGATGGTGCATTTGTTATTGAGCAATATAGTTTTGAATCGCAATCGATTACCGATTTTCACCGAGATGACACTATCAGCAGCTTGGCAATTAATGAAAAAAATAACCGTCTTTACTACTCTCGTCACTTGTCCCAAGAGCATATTACAGTGCACTCATTGACTAATGGGCAGGTAAAGCATCGGCTCGCCTCCTCTTCCCGCGATATGTTTGGTCAGTTTATAGCAAGCTCACAAGAAGTACTGTTTTTGTCAAACCGCAGCGGTGGCTGGGAGTTATGGGTTAATCAAGATGCCGGTAGTAAGCAACTGACGCAGCAGATGGGGATTGTTGGCATTCCGGCAGCATCACCCATAGGCAGTCAATATGTGCTCCCCATCAAAGCAAAAGATGCTGACAGTTACAGCCTTTATTTGGGAGATGTTGCTACTGAATCGCTCGCTAAAATACGCGGTATAAAAGGGGATGTTCGTAACCCTTCATTCTCGAACAATGGTAGTAAGATATACTACTCTAGTAACCTCGAAGGTCATTGGGGAGTTTACGCTTATGATCTTAACAGCCAACGGGTTGAGTTTATGTTCGGTCAGGCTGCTAAGTACGCAGTTGAGGATGATGTTGGAGGTCTCTATTATACCCGTGATAACCAAGCTGGCATTTATTACCATGCCAACGACGGTAGTGAAGATATTCAAGTGACGAGTGAGCTATCGAGTAGTGACTGGGGCAGCTTTTTTTATCAAAACAATGCCCTTTATTTTATTAAGCGCACAGATACTAATGATCAAGTCATCGCGATAACGGCAGATGGACAGCAACATACTGTGTTTAGTTTGCCCGCCGTGAGTATTCGTGGCCAGCGAGCGCTAGCAAAAGCTGATGATGAGAGTGTTGTGATTAGTATGCTTGGGATTAATGACGCTGATATTTACAGTGTATCTTTAGCTGCGCGTCATTAA